The genomic interval aATCTGAAAGTTCAACTGATTAGTTCAAAGCAAAACGTAgataaacacaaaaaaaaatctaaaaataaaaaataatgctgaaggaaatgaaaagagtAACAGCAGAAAGGAAATGAGAACTGACCAGAATGGCAGATAAGTAATACACTTAACAACTTGTTTTTGCTTCCATGAAATCTCATTTCATTCACTCTTTTAGCTCAGTCTGCATAACAGACCAAGGAATTTGACCTCAGAAACTTCTTCagcaggaaaaaaaaaacgtagATGCATACATGTAGAAAAGGAAACGTGACTGAAACTCTGAAACACAAAGAACTTGACCTCGAAGAGCGAGAAAGCTTAACCAGTTAACAAAGGAAACACAATATATTGTTTATACATGAAATGATAGTTCTTTCTGTGTGTTCTTGAACTTATTAAAGAGAAAACAGGCTTGGAAACAAAAGGGTTTGGATTAAACTGGTTTCTTTAGAGCAGCAACCCATGTTTCTTTCAAGGCCAGAGAAAAAGATTAAGATTTCGGTTTAGTGTCTGAAACTGGGAATGTGAGGAAGTTCCATAGTTTTGACAGGAGGAAAAGGAgcaaaaaagaatgaagaagaaaggtTGCTAAAGGTAAAATAATGAGGCGAAAATCCCAccaaaagtatttttatttttgttttatttaatgttattttattaataaattataaattttggtTGTCCGTTTCTTTTCTGGAAATGTTTTGCCTATTTGGGAAATTTGTTGTATACATATGAGATTTGCATCAGACGCTGGTGATTGGTGGATTAGAcgggggagagagagagagagtgatgGTATGGCCAACTAACTGTCTCTGTGTCTCGTTTGACTCTCTGATACAGGTCCTTTCCatcataaaattttgaaaccctaGCCCACCTTCCCCGTCACAGCGCGTGTAACACGACGAGTCTACTGCTCCCGTTTTGTCTTCGTTCCACAAAAGACTGTTTCTACCCATGTTTTTTTCATGGGAAGGTAAAAATTACAAGGGTAAAAGAGTCCTTCCATGTGAACCGTGAGCCCTTGTAGCCGTTTGGGTATATAAATGAAGCCGTTGGGTTTGTATTGGAGACTGGTCCTAACGTgtgtgggttttttttttttttttataattgaggaTAGAAAATTTTAACTCTACTATTTACGTAGGAGAGAAAgattttaactttattttttaagtaaaaaaattatatattaataaataaattaaatgttcaGATGTCCTAACGTATGTGGTTAAAGAGCCAAATGATTTAATTCTGTTGAGCTATTAATTTAATGTTATATTTGTAATAACTCTAACATTGTTgatatttcaaatatatatatatatatatataattacaaaAGACTATAGAGAGTATTCCTCCAACCATCAAATaactattttaataaaatattttcaaaatttcgaTTAGtattttgtatataatttCTGTTCTTACAAATGGTTAGTTGTCaattttatccaataaaattgacaaaatacccttaattcaaagataatttattggttcactatatttttttaattttatgaggCAAAATTAATATCCCACAAGAAGTTATCCACATGAtacaattaagaaaaaaaattcacataatgctgattaaataaaaaattgaaaaagttttatttGGAAAAAGTTGAAATCATAATGGGTATAGATCGAGTTTAATAGTtgatttgagatataaaatgTCAAGTTCCTTAAgatacataattaaaaatctcCACTATTATATACTTTTGTCAAAAGAATGAGGGAGAAGAAGGAGGAAAATTTAAGAGAATTTTGTGTACATAAAAGGCAACAATTTGTCAAAATAGCTTGAACACATGCACTAGGATAAGATTAGCAAGTTAAGCAAATAGGGCTTGTCATTTTGTCATGgtcaaaaacccaaaaacacTCAACACATTTTCATTTCACCCATTGACTTACTGCATTTTGgtgttgaaaacaatgcagaTGATGACTATCATATAAGGAAAAAAGGgtttaaaaatacaaaaaagacTAATTGAATCAAGATTTGGTCAAGCAGAATCAAGAAACAAGAATTCTAAGAATGTAACccatataataattaaagactgttttttaattgaaaaaaaaataaaatcctattatttaagtgaaaaattatacgctaattaatgaatcaaatgttcgaatattaattattaaaaactttataaattatttcacTGTGTTGAGATAATCAAACTGTAAGATTATGGTAAAGCCGCCCTCTCAtaatcaaaatcataattgctcCACTCAATGAAGACTTTGGAGACTTTTATCATAGATTTGTCGAAAgctataattaaatttatttttataaaaataaataaataatttaatttgaatttatttatatcCAAAATTTATCTCgatgtaaaatatttatcaaatataataatcagaaatatttttaattactctaattatattgaaattgttaaaataaaaattgagaaattctaactttatatatatatcttttgaGGAAGGCTTTGAAGATTAGTTGAGGGGATAACGACTTTTGGACTGTTAGTTGGGGGCCTGGGATGGGGTTGGGGGGGGTGTAGGGTGGTGTGGAGCTGTCGACCAACTTTCAAACCGAAATTCTAAGTGCGTGACCGGTAGTTGTGTTAGTGTCTCTCGCACGTGCCATGAATTGCCTCCAGCCAAGGGCATTGACTGAAGTAATTAAACTGTTGGGTACGGCATCGTTTAaggatctttttttttttaataatttctttataCTTAACGAATAATTAACGCAAGTTGAGCCGGGTCTTAATTATTATAGCAGATATCCATATCCCTTCTAAGTAAATAATTAGGTTCGAGTTGTAATAGTTATTGCTAATTGGATTGAAGTACATGCTTACATATatgatattattataatattaactaCGCTACATGAACTCGAGATTAATTTACTGTatgttaagttttttttttttacattaattttaaagtttaaagtacaatattttgtatactttttaaaaaaaatttactctATGATTAATGAAGTATTTAAAATGAAGAGTTCATATAACATACAATAGAATGACTTTATTTTAGAAATGGGTTTAGAATGAATTGAAGCGTACTctaaatcaataataaatatggtgacaaaaatcaattataagtgaaaaaagttacaaaataaaaaatatataaaagtaagaaTCGTACGAAAACAAAGCATTGAATGAGAATATAAGAGCTTCGAAATGTATATCTCTAAACAATTTAAAAGCTATAGGGGAGTCAGAATACTGTGGGCTTGCTCCTCTATTAGAGACATCATTCTCAAAGAATACCTCTTATATATCTCTAAATATggatatattatatttaagtaATGGTTTACTTGTTTGATAATGCTTTGTTGGTAATTTCTGTCGGTGATAGtctttttcaatgaaaaatttggTGGCAttagaaatttatttatactcaaaaaattttcaattattattttttagttaaCGAATTTCATcgaaaaataacaaaattaattgtctgtttataattcaataaaaaaagcaaaaactttatttttattaagaaattaaatattgaCAAATAAAAGATTCAAGCTCCATCTCTATTGATACCTGAGCATTTGATTCATTGATTGTTGTATTATCTCATATTTAAAGAGAAGGGTTTGATCCCTCCTctctaattatatatataaaaaaaaatccatctCTATTGACTTGTTATATCAACTtgttcatattttaattttctaaaaaaaaatatccattttcttttgatgTTATAGAAATTTGTAGAGTTTCATTACGTTATGATCTATAACTTTGGAAGAGTCattcaaatcaaattcttcttcttcaaacctttttaagtttaaatttgaatcttggatattcaatttattatatttattatttcttcctaaaaatattgtccatgtatttagctttaaaagcATGAAAGAGATTTACttcacaaaaaaatatataaataaaaacaaaacaaatcaGGACCAGAAATAAAGATTATATTATTGTCAAAATTTGAGGAACtagttacaaaaaaaataatcttatgattataaaataaatccaTTGAAGCACAATTCTtcagaatataaaaaaataaaaaaaaattaaaacaacaaAGAACTTGTTATGCTTTGTATAATTCTAGTTGTTAATGGAAAGTCAAAATTTGTAGGGTTTCAAGGATTCTTCTTCCTCACTACAACTTGTCAAGGAaggaaaaaccagaaaagaaaggaaaaaaacccCGAATCAGTCATAACCCAAAAGTATAAATGAAGTAAGAAAATTATACCCACAGCATCCTTCACGTTCTCTCCTTGTGTCAATGGTGTTTGGGGTTTGGCTTGAGAGTCTTTTGAGACGGCAGTGGCACGTGCTTTGGTGATGGGAACAATGAAAGGGAAATGGATTGTAAAGCCAAGGACCAAAGTTACAAGTTAAGAATATTCtcactctttttcttttgaggaAGAGTTAAAATGAACAAGACAAGCTTGTTTTAAATGCTACCACCACCTACACAAAGTTTCAAGTATCAAACCTGCAAAAAGGTGGTTCTCCTTCTATCCATAAAGCCTACCAATtccccttttccttttctttcttgaatACCCAGTCTCCAACCTCTGAAGATTACTACTACTGCTGCATGGAATTAGTGTTTGTCTCCATCACACACTGCTGCAGACTGGGTAACTGGGCAAAGAAAGTTAGAGCTTGGGAACaggaattttttttgctttctatCTGTAAAAAGGGTATTTCCAATCTTCGGAACATATAACCAGAAATTGTTGCATTACTTAGATATCTTCTTTCTAAGTTTGAAGAATTACCCTTACTAGTAATATTCTCGTTAATGCATTAAATGAATTCAAATGGAAAAGAGGTGAAAAAAACCCAATAAAAGTTCTGCAAATTCTTAAAAGCATTATCCCCTTTGTTGGGAGCAaaccaaaaggaaaattattgaaagttAACTTTATAGTCCTTAAGTTAGGGCTTGTTTGAATATATCCATAAATATGAGATTAGGTGAAAATGAGCAAATTTGTTTGGTAGAGTGCATGTTTATTGTTCCCAACTACACCAACTCATCTTTTATGCCTTGTGTGGGAGGTACTTTTGTatttattaatgtttaataagtataatattttcaaaaattattaaattgttttaaaaaattaaaataaatttttatatttttattacgtttaatcaaatctttatatttttattttaaataaaataaatttttataattaataattaatttaattaatatgtcATATATCATTTTACGTTACGTGACACTGATATGATACgttaatatatcataattgatgtaacgtactaatttaatataataacataatcatataacattttttaacATTCACATCAACAagtaacattttaattaataataattaattaatcattaatacaaaaatttgattcatcataataaaataataaatacttatttaaatttttttaaaataatttaaaaattttatttgaaaattatttttttttttaattatttcttgCCTTGGAGGTAGTTTTGCATCTATTAATTTAAGCTAAATATccttgaaaacaaaataccGCAAGTGGGTCCTTGAAATTTGACACAACTCTATGTCATAAATGCTTCCTTTACTTGATAAATTGACCAAACAACTTTTGGCCTTTTTCCGATGTTGGTTATTCAAGCTGAACCCTTCCAAGCGCACTGCCCAAAAGTCTTCAATACCAAACATAGGATACTTTTCAGAAGGAAATCTGGATTAAGAAACTTCAGAAACTAACCAATAGAACATGATCAAAGgttctcaaattcaccctagTGTTCACTGATGTCCATGAATCCAGCACACGAAATGGAAATGGGGTCTTATTGTAGAAGTCTTCTAACCTTCTCCGGTTCCCCTAGATCACAATTTTAAGTCCACAACAAGAAGttaaaaaggaaggaaaaaaagagaaaggtcTACGTCAATAAAGTACAGTTCATCATGTCTAACATTTCTCAAAGAGGCTACGTCAAAAGTCTTCCCATAATGAGTGGACCAAATCTTGTTGCACTACCAGCGAGACGGTTTAATTTGTTATCTCTTGTTCTGCTTGTGTTCCTGTTCACTGTTTGTCTCATGAATTGCCCTCGGGTGCAGGGTCGTTGTTGTTTGCTGTTTGTCTCACGAATTGCCCTCGGATGCGAGGTCGTTGTTCTGCTAGTCGTTTCCTGCTTTGGTACCGAACCTGGGAAAAGCCGAAGAATTAAAAGAAAGGTTACTCCGAGTGCTGAAATTGATGAGCTCTGAgtgtttaaaagaaaataaaactctAATGTTCCATTCTATCACTGATCTTCCAAAAACTGATGTGCATATCTTTTTTTCGTTAGAAGAGGGTTAACCAGTTCCCATACTGGTAGGAAGATATCTCAAGAGATTGAAGCAATATAGGTTTTCCTAGTCCAAATGGAAACAAAATCTTGTGTTTGTACCAAATTCTCATGCATGTCAGCAATTAATGGCATAACCTGTGCTGGTGGCTTGAAGGTTTTAAAGGATTGACTATCTTGCATATATTAAACAGCTTAATGTTAGTTACCTTTTTCCGGAAGCATCTCTCTTTCCTCTTCTGACGAAATTTAGTCAATGCAGCTTCTCTATGAGCAGACTTGCTCTGGTCTACCCCGCTCCCACTCCCACTCCCACTACCACTTGCATCACCGCTTCCGCTTTTCCCAGCTATCCCATTATCACTTTCTATGTTTGTCCATACAGTGTTGACTGCAGTGCTACTTCCATTTGGCCCATTGCTTCCATGGTTACTACCTGAGGCACTTCCATTGACACTGTAGTTGCCAGCATTTCCTTCAACAGGCCCACCCAACACATTGGACGACCCACAATGAGGAGCATCTGCagccattttttttaatgataaatcATTATGTTCAGGTGGCTGTTGCTGCTGTTGTATACCACGAGCGAGATGGTGATGGTGATCATAATGGTGTGGGAAGTGTTGCATTTGGAGTTCTTGGTGAGTCCCTCTAGGTTGAGCCAGCCCTGCTGTAGTATTTACATCATCAGCCTTGTCTAATACAACTTTCTGACTAGCACTTAGGTCATTTTTCATAGGCTGGAAAGTAGAGGATGGATGTGAAGATCTGACAATGGATGATGCAGCTGACTTATTCTTCAAAACTGCTGGCTTGGCAAAAGCATTATTTGCTGTGGAGCCCATATCTATGTTGTTGCTACCAACATTTGAGCATTGATTGGGAGGTTCATTAAGCAAATGAAATCGAACATCACATGCTGATCCTTTTCTTGTCTCTTCTATATTATTGTCAAGTGCAGACGAGCTTCCAATGTTGACAGTGGGAACCTTATTTGCATTCGATGCTGTATTATACCTGCAGGCAATAGACATAATGGTCAAAACTAATTAGAATTCAAcaaatctttaaataataattttctgggatcaaataattgaaattcCTATCCATCAACACTTCTTTTATACCTTGAGAAGGCTGAAGAGTCAGAACGTCTCAAAACGTTACGCTCATCCCTAAACGCAGTCCCAGCATCTTTAACTCCCCTAAGTCTCTTCAACCCAAGGTCAACAGATGGTAGTTCTTTAGAatcattgatatttttatcattgCTATCTGTGATCTTGGAAAGTCTGTTTGAAGCCTCATAATCTGCACTTTCCTTCTGAAGATCAGTAGTCTCCGAGATGATGCCAGTTTGATTAGGAGCTTCAGACTTTACTTTGCTTGATGGGGTTTCACTATTGAGGTCCAACTTCCTATTATCTATCTGTTCATTGAATTTACTGAAGCCCATCTCGAGAAGGTTAATTTGTTTTGTCCCAATTGCTTTGATTGGGACCTCAACTGGATGCTCTAGTTGTAAATCTACATTTCTAGGCATGCCTATGTCCAGGTTTTTACCCATTGCAACATTGTCTGCAGTAGAAAggataaaaaaagttaaaagagaaaaagagacaGGCATTGCAATTTACCGATAGAGcgaagaaaagtaaaaaggaaCTAAATATTGAAAGAAGATGACTAGCTTGATATACTTCAAGCTACaaatgtgaaaatttcatgtttaccaAGCTGTTCATCTTGTTCTTTGCACTCCTTTGCTGCAGTCACTGGCACCCATTTGTTTCCCGATAGATCTGCATTTGAATGGATAACTTGGGCACATGTACTATCACGGCACTCAGCAACTCGATCCCAGGGTGAGACTGGACGAGGGCTGTCAACTTCTACGGCTTGCTTCGTCCAAGAACTCTGAAAAAAGAGAATGCACTGTTAGTTTTCCagttcatatatatatatttataggtTTCTAACAACTTCcataaaattttgatccaAGGTTTGAAAGTGATTCAATTAAACCATTAACGGTGAGGACATTAGAGGTAAAAGACCAAACGCTTCATGGCTTGAAGTGGTTAAGTAGGATTTGGCATCAGTAGATAATGTAGCCTATTTGGAAtggataaaatagattcatgcAGACTCCAATAGTTTGCGATTAGGGCTCAGTTCAACTTGAGCAAAATAATGAAGTTCTGgaagttttcaaaatggaTTTTGAGGTTGCATTTTGTCATCAAATCTTGATTAGTGGATCAACCCACATACCTATTCTGTTATACATGTGTCAGCATGCAATTGTTGCCAAACAATGAAAAATACTGTTGGAGGTCACAACCTacttgtttcttcttcatgGAAACAACTTTTTAAGCACTGAATAGAACAAGCTACTCAAATATTTTGAGCAAAGACTAAgcagttttcttttcttaaaaatctGTACAGCAGTTCTTAAGCAAAGATTAGGGGAGGAGACCTTAGTTGTAAGTCAAGGACTTAAAGTGGCAGATCAGAACttattttatccttttgtGGTTTCAATGAAACATGGTATCTTGATATTAAACTTGAATGAAAGTTTAAGCCCAGtacaattagaaacaaaaagatttatatattGTAAATGTGCATGCACAAGAAACAAACTATCCTCACTGCACTATGACATAAAACAATGCAAGAGTTACAGTTTCAAAAATCAAGCTGCTACTTCAGTTCACTGGATCTTTCTACATTCTAAGGACTAAACTTCACTacctaataaaataatatattatatattctGAAACTTAAGGACAGACTTATAATACCTGAGTGGCACTCCCATCATCACTGCCATCCCCAAAATTTAAACCAATGCTCCCATTATCATCCTCATCATTGCTGCCGGTGTTGTTGTCAGACTTCTCAGCACTTTTCGATTTCACAGATTTTTCAGTTTGTGTTCCACTCTCACTTCCACTACCACTAGACTGAGGGAGCAGAAATCAATCATTAGGCAAAGAAAACTATGAAAACATAAGGtgtaagctttttttttttttttgcaatgtAAAGATGAAGTACAATACCATGATAACAAAGTTGTATAAGTAGAAGTTC from Theobroma cacao cultivar B97-61/B2 chromosome 5, Criollo_cocoa_genome_V2, whole genome shotgun sequence carries:
- the LOC18597878 gene encoding two-component response regulator-like APRR7 translates to MKVDSDGDKGLRELNHQLCDGNKRSTNGVVTEEHVTLEGDELKVNEIAQNVNDGHVGAVQAPAVLQIPQQQPQNAMVCWERFLHLRSLKVLLVENDDSTRHVVTALLRNCSYEVIEAANGLQAWKILEDLTNHIDLVLTEVVMPCLSGVGLLSKIMSHKTQKNVPVIMMSSHDSMGLVFKCLSKGAVDFLVKPIRKNELKNLWQHVWRRCHSSSGSGSESGTQTEKSVKSKSAEKSDNNTGSNDEDDNGSIGLNFGDGSDDGSATQSSWTKQAVEVDSPRPVSPWDRVAECRDSTCAQVIHSNADLSGNKWVPVTAAKECKEQDEQLDNVAMGKNLDIGMPRNVDLQLEHPVEVPIKAIGTKQINLLEMGFSKFNEQIDNRKLDLNSETPSSKVKSEAPNQTGIISETTDLQKESADYEASNRLSKITDSNDKNINDSKELPSVDLGLKRLRGVKDAGTAFRDERNVLRRSDSSAFSRYNTASNANKVPTVNIGSSSALDNNIEETRKGSACDVRFHLLNEPPNQCSNVGSNNIDMGSTANNAFAKPAVLKNKSAASSIVRSSHPSSTFQPMKNDLSASQKVVLDKADDVNTTAGLAQPRGTHQELQMQHFPHHYDHHHHLARGIQQQQQPPEHNDLSLKKMAADAPHCGSSNVLGGPVEGNAGNYSVNGSASGSNHGSNGPNGSSTAVNTVWTNIESDNGIAGKSGSGDASGSGSGSGSGVDQSKSAHREAALTKFRQKRKERCFRKKVRYQSRKRLAEQRPRIRGQFVRQTANNNDPAPEGNS